One genomic segment of Kiritimatiella glycovorans includes these proteins:
- a CDS encoding aldo/keto reductase gives MIYKTYGNTGKRISVLAAGGMRHAVPEDTERSAETLLRAYQAGVNYFDTAPGYCEDRSETITGRALRQMKPGTYHVATKSMKSDGSELREQLERSLERLGVDRIDFFHIWCLLDREKWIERKRGRAVDAALRAREEGLIEHLCFSTHMGHHEADEVIEEGIFDGVLLGYNALNFPLREATVRKAQERGMGVMAMNPLAGGLIPEHPESFDFLRDGADPDVVTAALRFVCSAPGITGALVGFRGADDVDTAAAALEDFRPYSQEHMDRLKERIRDRFEGFCTGCGYCLPCPSGVPIPKLMDAANVLQLENRPGKVVQRLRMHWGLSPEEAGKCTQCGQCEQACTQHLPIIERLNEVADLSESTE, from the coding sequence ATGATCTATAAAACCTATGGAAACACCGGGAAGCGGATCTCCGTGCTCGCCGCGGGCGGGATGCGTCATGCCGTACCGGAAGATACCGAACGTTCGGCTGAAACGCTGCTGCGCGCCTATCAAGCCGGCGTGAACTATTTCGACACGGCCCCGGGCTACTGCGAAGACCGCAGCGAAACCATCACCGGACGCGCATTGCGTCAAATGAAGCCCGGCACTTATCACGTCGCCACCAAGAGCATGAAAAGCGACGGTTCGGAACTGCGCGAACAGCTCGAACGGTCGCTCGAACGACTGGGTGTCGACCGGATCGACTTCTTTCATATCTGGTGCCTGCTCGACCGGGAAAAATGGATCGAGCGCAAGCGCGGCAGAGCCGTGGACGCGGCCCTGCGCGCCAGAGAAGAGGGACTGATCGAGCACCTGTGCTTCTCCACGCACATGGGCCATCACGAAGCGGACGAGGTCATCGAAGAGGGAATCTTCGACGGGGTCCTGCTGGGCTACAACGCGCTCAATTTTCCGCTGAGAGAAGCCACGGTCCGCAAAGCGCAGGAGCGCGGTATGGGCGTGATGGCGATGAATCCGCTGGCGGGCGGACTGATTCCGGAGCATCCGGAATCGTTCGATTTTCTGCGCGATGGAGCGGACCCCGATGTGGTGACAGCGGCGCTGAGGTTCGTCTGTTCCGCGCCCGGGATCACGGGGGCGCTCGTCGGCTTCAGGGGGGCGGACGACGTGGATACCGCCGCGGCGGCGCTTGAGGATTTCCGTCCATATTCACAGGAGCACATGGACCGGCTGAAGGAGCGCATCCGCGATCGCTTCGAGGGGTTCTGCACGGGATGCGGCTACTGTCTTCCGTGCCCCTCCGGGGTGCCGATCCCCAAGCTGATGGACGCCGCCAACGTCCTTCAGCTCGAGAACCGTCCGGGAAAGGTGGTTCAGCGCCTGAGGATGCACTGGGGCCTCTCGCCGGAAGAGGCGGGGAAGTGCACACAGTGCGGTCAGTGTGAGCAGGCCTGTACCCAGCACCTGCCGATCATCGAACGGTTGAACGAGGTGGCGGATTTGAGTGAGAGCACTG